The Nostoc sp. 'Lobaria pulmonaria (5183) cyanobiont' DNA window AAAAAATGGCGAAATCACTTTCCTTGCCACTGTAGTCAAAACTCAAGGTTCAACCTATCGCCGACCGGGTGCCAAAATGCTGATGACAAATACAGGTCGGATGATCGGAACAATCAGCGCTGGTTGCTTGGAAAACGACGTATTTGAGCATACTCAACAACGAATGTCAGATGGCAAACCAATTGTTGTTAGTTACGATAACACCGCCTCTGAAGATATTCTTTGGGGCTTTGGTCTGGGGTGCAATGGGACAGTGCAAGTTCTGATCGAACGTCTTGAAACAGAAAGTTCACCGAATGCGATCGCTTTTACACAAGAGTGCTTTCATAAAAAACATTTGGGTATTATTGCTACAGTCTTTGCTTTTGAAGGCGGGGTAGATGTGAAACTTGGGTCGCGCTTACTGGTGTATCCAAATGGTAAAATTATCACCGACATCAAAGATCCGAATTTAATTCAATCTTTGATTGCAGATACTCAAGCAGCTTTTACTAATCAAAAGTCTAGTGTAAAAAACTATCAGTTACCTTTAGGCAGTGCAGAAGTTTTTATTGAAGTCATTCAACCACCCACGCCTTTAGTAATATTTGGTGCAGGTTATGACGCTATACCCGTAGCACAGTTTGCTCAAGCATTAGGTTGGGACGTTACTGTAGTCGATTGTCGAGCTAATGAGGCAACTAGAGCGCGATTTCCAATAGCTTGTGATGTGATTCTGACTCGGCGAGAAATTGTCCAAAAACAGGTATTTATAGATGTCAACACAGTTGCTGTAGTGATGACGCATAATTATCTTGATGACCTGGAAATTTTGAAAACGTTGCTGCCATCTCCTGCACGCTACATAGGGGTTTTAGGCCCAAAGGCGCGTACTGAAAGATTGCTTGAAGATTTAGGTTCGCAAGGAATAGTTTATACTACTGAGCAATTAACCAGATTGCATGGTCCGATTGGGATTGACATCGGAGCAGATACACCCGAAGAAATAGCGATCGCTATTATTGCAGAAATTCAAGCAGTGCTAACAAATCGCAGTGGTAATTTTTTAAGAAATCGCAATCAACCAATTCACCAATACGATGAAAGCAACTCAAACTTGCTACTCACCACATAGTTTTTATGACTACTATAGACAATGAAAAATCAACCATAGCGATTATGATTCTTGCTGCTGGTGCATCTACACGGATGGGTACACCTAAACAACTATTGCTTTACCAAGGACGTAGTTTGTTACAATACATTACAGAAATGGCGATCGCTTCAGTTTGTCAACCTGTGGTAGTAGTACTAGGAGCCAACGCAGAACAGATTCATCCCCAAATCGAGCAACTTCCCGTTAGAGTAGTTAAAAACTTGGATTGGGCTTGTGGAATGAGTGCTTCAATCAAGAGTGGGATTGAATTTTTAAATAATTTTCCGCAAAAAATAGAAGCAGTAGTTATTACACTTTGCGACCAGCCATTTGTTACTCACCAACTTATTAATCAACTTATTGATGCATATTATTCTACAAAAAAACCGATTATTGCTTGTGAATATGGAGATACACTAGGTGTACCTGCTTTATTTAATCAGACATTTTTTTCAGAGCTTGCTACTTTAAAAGAAACTTCAGGAGCAAAAAGGGTTATTAATAATAACCTAAATGAAGTTTTTTCTATTCCATTTCCACTAGGAAATATCGATATTGATACACCAAAGGATTACGAACAATTGCTATCAAGTAATAGAGGAGTTTCTGGCTTATCTTGAAGAATATAGAAAGGGTTTAGTAGATTGCCCTTCTAAAGCTAATAAAGTATATTCACATATTGAAATTTTGAAAAGTAAAACTAATGTTTTTCAAAATATAGCAGTCCTAAATCATTTGTGAAAATGATATATCTCTTTCTTCTTTCTTCCCTTTGCGTCCTTGGCGTTCTTGGCGGTTCGTTTCCTTATCTATATTTTTTACTACTCATTTAGGATTGCTATATATAGGTTGGGTTATAGCTTGCTTCGCCACTGGGGTATAACAGTGAAACCCAACATTAACTAGAATAAAATGTTAGGTTTCGTTCTTCAATCCAACCTACATATATTATAAGTGTTTAACCAAACCTGATATTAAACCCTTCTAAGCCTTGTAAATTGCTGAAGGTTTTGATAAAGCTTGTAATTCTTCCCAAGAATAATGAGAGGGTAGTTCAATTGGTTTGCGATCGGCTCCTAATCCTAATCCACTTGTCGGCTGGATTTCTTCAATTAATTCTTCAGCATACTCTACCAGCTTATTGGCTGCAATGCCACCAGTAATTGCCCCGGCAATCCCACCAATTGCAGCACCCACTTTACCACCAATGGAGCGACCTAACGCCGTTCCTGCAACGCCACCTCCCACAGTACCTAGACCTGTAGCCAAAGGATGGGATTGTATACCTTCTGACTCGTTCTGTTGAGATTGAATCTGTGGTTGCTGTTGTGGTGTAATTTGCCGTTCATCATTTGTCATAATGTTTGCCCTTTTTATCCTTACAAATTAAATCAATCACTATTGCAATCGTTCAGCTATTATGCATTAGCGAAACGCTGCTGCAAGCAGATCGCCAACGCGCAACGCATTAGCCATAATCGTTAATGTCGGGTTAGCACCTGAATTTGAGGGAAAGAAACTACTATCTACCACGTAGAGATTATCGACATCATGGGTACGGCAATTGAGGTCAAGGACTGAAGTTTTGGGATCTGTACCAAATCGACAAGTACCACATTGATGAGCAACTGCTTGTTCAGGTATTTGAGTGCGGGGATAAATGCTAAATGGCAAGACGCTTTTAGCCGAATGAGGAATTGACTTGAGTACAGATGTCCAACGATGGATTAAGCGATCGCTTGCTTCAATATTGTTCAATGTATAATCAACATGAATCCGATCGCCCACCACACGAATCCGATTATTTGGGTCTGGTAAATCCTCTGTTTGCAACCACCAGCCAACCGATCGCTCGGCTAGCAAATTTCTCTCAAAATTAGGAATCAGCTTGATAAATGGAGCCATGAGTGGCGGAGCCTCTGCGGGAATCATATCTGCTAGTACATTGCCAGTATTTTGCACCATGCCCATTGGGTAAGGAAAATCCGGCTCTCCCCAGTAAAAATCGTTGACAGCGATCGTTTTTTGAAATTTAGCGTGATTCACCTCTAGGTGTATGGAAACTATCGCGGTTTCCAGCTGTTTCATGTAATTCCGTCCCACCTGATCGGAACTATTTGCCAATCCATTGGGATGCTTATCGTTAGCAGAACGTAACAGCAAGGCTGCTGAGTTGATAGAACCACAAGCAACAACGACAATATCGCTGGTAAACCAATGTTTTTCCCCGGCAATTTCAGTTTCTACCCTC harbors:
- a CDS encoding colicin V family bacteriocin — encoded protein: MTNDERQITPQQQPQIQSQQNESEGIQSHPLATGLGTVGGGVAGTALGRSIGGKVGAAIGGIAGAITGGIAANKLVEYAEELIEEIQPTSGLGLGADRKPIELPSHYSWEELQALSKPSAIYKA
- a CDS encoding nucleotidyltransferase family protein, whose amino-acid sequence is MTTIDNEKSTIAIMILAAGASTRMGTPKQLLLYQGRSLLQYITEMAIASVCQPVVVVLGANAEQIHPQIEQLPVRVVKNLDWACGMSASIKSGIEFLNNFPQKIEAVVITLCDQPFVTHQLINQLIDAYYSTKKPIIACEYGDTLGVPALFNQTFFSELATLKETSGAKRVINNNLNEVFSIPFPLGNIDIDTPKDYEQLLSSNRGVSGLS
- a CDS encoding XdhC family protein produces the protein MAQSITLFSLGLSTQVHQTARNRKISNQMNELQAILEGFESSKKNGEITFLATVVKTQGSTYRRPGAKMLMTNTGRMIGTISAGCLENDVFEHTQQRMSDGKPIVVSYDNTASEDILWGFGLGCNGTVQVLIERLETESSPNAIAFTQECFHKKHLGIIATVFAFEGGVDVKLGSRLLVYPNGKIITDIKDPNLIQSLIADTQAAFTNQKSSVKNYQLPLGSAEVFIEVIQPPTPLVIFGAGYDAIPVAQFAQALGWDVTVVDCRANEATRARFPIACDVILTRREIVQKQVFIDVNTVAVVMTHNYLDDLEILKTLLPSPARYIGVLGPKARTERLLEDLGSQGIVYTTEQLTRLHGPIGIDIGADTPEEIAIAIIAEIQAVLTNRSGNFLRNRNQPIHQYDESNSNLLLTT
- a CDS encoding GMC oxidoreductase — its product is MTNITERYDIIIIGTGAGGGTLAHRLAPTGKKILVLERGDFLPREKDNWNPQEVYQKHRYHTDEQWYNKEGKVFKPQTGYWVGGNTKLYGAALIRFRERDFERVIHKGGISPEWPLKYSDFEPYYTQAEKLYDVHGQAGEDPTEPPRSEAYPYPPVSHEPDMQSLADGIRELGYYPFHLPLGLKLNESDRTKSPCIRCDTFDGYPCLVHAKADADVNAIRPSREMYANFTLLTNAKVLRLHTSESGREVTRVETEIAGEKHWFTSDIVVVACGSINSAALLLRSANDKHPNGLANSSDQVGRNYMKQLETAIVSIHLEVNHAKFQKTIAVNDFYWGEPDFPYPMGMVQNTGNVLADMIPAEAPPLMAPFIKLIPNFERNLLAERSVGWWLQTEDLPDPNNRIRVVGDRIHVDYTLNNIEASDRLIHRWTSVLKSIPHSAKSVLPFSIYPRTQIPEQAVAHQCGTCRFGTDPKTSVLDLNCRTHDVDNLYVVDSSFFPSNSGANPTLTIMANALRVGDLLAAAFR